The following are encoded together in the Mammaliicoccus vitulinus genome:
- a CDS encoding isoprenyl transferase, which produces MIKKFIKQKQQINNQDIELTVPEHIAIIMDGNGRWAKNRKMPRIKGHYEGMQTVKKITRKANDLGVKYLTLYAFSTENWSRPEDEVKYLMKLPVDFLKTFLPELIEKNVKVTTIGFTEALPKHTKNAIGEAIEKTKDNTGLNLVFALNYGGRAEILNAVKELYHEVEKGHLSIDEVCEDNLKKHLFTSEIPDPELLIRTSGEERLSNFLIWQSSYSEFIFTKTLWPDFDEQSLIDCLKIYQSRQRRFGGL; this is translated from the coding sequence ATGATAAAAAAGTTTATAAAGCAAAAACAACAAATAAATAATCAAGACATTGAATTAACAGTCCCTGAACATATAGCAATCATTATGGATGGTAATGGTAGATGGGCAAAGAATAGAAAAATGCCTCGCATTAAAGGACATTATGAAGGTATGCAAACGGTAAAAAAAATCACACGTAAAGCAAATGATTTAGGTGTGAAATATTTGACTTTATATGCATTTTCTACGGAAAACTGGTCTCGTCCAGAAGATGAAGTGAAATATTTAATGAAATTACCTGTTGATTTCCTTAAAACGTTCTTGCCAGAACTCATAGAAAAAAATGTTAAAGTTACGACTATTGGTTTTACGGAAGCTTTGCCGAAGCATACTAAAAATGCTATTGGAGAAGCTATCGAAAAAACTAAAGATAATACTGGATTAAATCTTGTATTTGCATTGAATTATGGTGGAAGAGCCGAAATTCTTAATGCAGTTAAAGAACTTTATCATGAAGTAGAAAAAGGGCATTTATCTATTGATGAAGTATGTGAAGATAATTTGAAAAAGCATTTATTTACTTCTGAAATACCAGATCCCGAATTGCTTATACGTACATCAGGTGAAGAAAGATTGAGTAATTTTTTAATATGGCAATCATCTTATAGTGAGTTTATATTCACTAAAACATTGTGGCCAGATTTTGATGAACAATCTTTAATAGACTGTTTAAAAATTTACCAGTCGAGACAACGTAGATTTGGTGGGCTATAA
- a CDS encoding PolC-type DNA polymerase III, producing MTGKEKFQTLLTQMNITNELDSSIVEHGELSRIDVSQSKRLWHFYIKLPQYLSSEMYLVFTNQLKSAFQSIAEVDWTIEVTNKEQIDEHVLKYMPHCIDGTELSDKVKHQLKQKPIIFAEDVVKVQVNNDIERDYFDKRVNGSLVKALQKCGFQINRVIFETMDNEEQMKRELESFEAHIQQEDEEAARIASEKMERMKKEKAESGDSENAVSRCQIGKDIQVDSIRKIEEIIEEEYKVALEGVIFDIEMKELKSGRHIVTLKITDYTDSLILKMFTRKGKDDLEHFKALKVGTWVRAQGRIEQDQFIRDLVMMMTDIHEIKKAPKLDKAPDKRVEFHLHTSMSQMDGISHISKYVEQAAKWGHKAIAITDHNGVQGFPDAHAAAMKNDIKMIYGMEGMLVDDGVPIAYKPQDILLKTATYIVFDVETTGLSSQYDQIIELAAVKVKNGEVIDTFERFSDPGERLSETIKNLTGITDEMLQGQPDIKTVLTDFHEWVGDAIYIAHNASFDMGFIDTGFERIGIGATTNAVIDTLELSRTVNTEYGKHGLNFLAKKYGVELTQHHRAIYDAETTAHIFIKMLKQLEELGVHNHNQINERLTNDEAYKRARPSHVTLIVQNQVGLKNLFKIVSASLVDYFYRTPRIPRSLLNKHREGILVGSACDEGEVFTTVMQKDQDEVEKVAQYYDYIEVQPKSLYQDLVDRELIKDNETMEEIYSRILSVGEKLDIPVIATGNAHYLNEHDAVSRKILIAAQPGNPLNRQTLPKAHFRTTDEMLDEFHFLGEEKAYEIVVKNTNELADRLETVVPIRDELYTPNMEGANEEIREMSYDNARKLYGEELPQIVIDRLEKELESIIGNGFAVIYLISQRLVKKSLNDGYLVGSRGSVGSSFVATMTEITEVNPLPPHYICPSCKESHFFDDGSVSSGFDLPDKQCEKCHVDMIKEGQDIPFETFLGFKGDKVPDIDLNFSGEYQPIAHNYTKELFGEDKVFRAGTIGTVAEKTAFGYVKGYLSDQGIHKRAAEVDRLVKGCSGVKRTTGQHPGGIIVVPDYMDIYDFTPIQFPADDQKSAWKTTHFDFHSIHDNILKLDILGHDDPTMIRMLQDLSGIDPKTIPVDDKETMKIFSTPESLGVTEEDILCKTGTFGVPEFGTGFVRQMLEDTKPTTFSELVQISGLSHGTDVWLGNAQELIKTGTCDLSSVIGCRDDIMVYLMYNGLEPSLAFKIMEAVRKGKGLTDEFEEAMKENNVPDWYLDSCKKIKYMFPKAHAAAYVLMALRIAYFKVHYPLYYYASYFTVRATDFDLKTMTKDKESIKSTIKNEYYSRFHELAKKEKDVLTVLEIANEMAHRGFKIQPVSVEKSDSFEFKIEGDTLIPPFISVPGLGENVAKRIVETREEGPFLAKEDLNKKAGVSQKVIEYLDELGSLPNMPDKAQLSIFDL from the coding sequence ATGACAGGGAAAGAGAAATTCCAAACGCTTCTCACACAGATGAACATTACAAATGAACTTGATAGCAGTATTGTTGAACATGGTGAATTATCAAGAATCGATGTATCACAATCAAAAAGATTGTGGCATTTCTACATAAAATTACCACAATACTTATCAAGCGAAATGTATCTTGTCTTTACGAATCAACTGAAGTCTGCATTCCAAAGTATTGCAGAAGTTGATTGGACAATTGAAGTGACGAATAAAGAACAGATAGATGAGCATGTACTAAAATATATGCCTCATTGTATTGATGGCACAGAACTAAGTGATAAAGTAAAACATCAATTGAAACAAAAACCGATAATTTTTGCAGAAGATGTCGTGAAAGTTCAAGTTAATAATGATATTGAGCGCGACTATTTTGATAAACGTGTAAATGGCTCATTAGTTAAAGCATTACAAAAATGTGGATTTCAAATTAATCGTGTTATTTTTGAAACGATGGATAACGAAGAGCAAATGAAGAGAGAACTCGAATCATTTGAAGCACATATACAACAAGAAGATGAAGAAGCTGCACGAATCGCATCAGAAAAAATGGAACGTATGAAGAAAGAAAAAGCTGAATCTGGTGATAGTGAAAATGCAGTTTCACGATGCCAAATTGGGAAAGACATTCAAGTTGATTCCATCCGTAAAATTGAAGAAATTATCGAAGAAGAATACAAAGTTGCACTTGAAGGTGTTATTTTTGATATCGAAATGAAAGAATTAAAGAGTGGCAGACATATTGTTACACTTAAAATTACAGATTATACGGATTCTCTTATTCTTAAAATGTTTACTAGAAAAGGTAAAGATGACTTAGAACATTTCAAAGCTTTAAAAGTCGGTACGTGGGTTAGAGCACAAGGTCGAATTGAGCAAGATCAATTTATTCGCGATTTAGTCATGATGATGACTGATATTCATGAAATTAAGAAAGCTCCGAAACTAGATAAAGCGCCTGACAAACGAGTAGAATTTCATTTACATACTTCAATGAGCCAAATGGATGGTATAAGTCATATAAGTAAGTATGTTGAACAAGCTGCTAAGTGGGGCCATAAAGCGATCGCAATAACGGACCATAATGGTGTACAAGGTTTCCCGGACGCACATGCCGCAGCTATGAAAAACGATATTAAAATGATTTATGGTATGGAAGGTATGTTAGTGGATGACGGTGTCCCAATAGCATATAAACCTCAAGATATTCTGCTTAAGACTGCTACATATATCGTGTTTGACGTGGAAACAACGGGTCTTTCAAGTCAATATGATCAAATTATAGAATTAGCAGCTGTAAAAGTGAAAAACGGAGAAGTTATTGATACGTTTGAACGTTTCTCAGATCCAGGAGAACGTTTATCTGAAACAATTAAGAACTTAACTGGAATCACTGATGAAATGCTACAAGGTCAACCAGATATTAAAACAGTCTTAACTGATTTTCATGAATGGGTTGGAGATGCGATATATATCGCGCACAATGCGTCATTTGATATGGGCTTTATAGATACAGGATTTGAAAGAATAGGAATTGGTGCTACTACAAATGCTGTAATAGATACATTAGAATTATCACGTACAGTTAATACTGAATACGGCAAGCACGGATTGAACTTTTTAGCTAAAAAATATGGAGTCGAACTTACTCAACATCATAGAGCGATATATGATGCTGAAACAACAGCGCATATCTTTATAAAAATGTTAAAACAGTTAGAAGAATTAGGTGTTCATAATCATAACCAAATTAACGAACGCTTAACGAACGATGAAGCATATAAACGTGCGAGACCTTCTCATGTTACGTTAATTGTTCAAAATCAAGTAGGTTTAAAAAATCTATTTAAAATTGTAAGTGCTTCTTTAGTAGATTACTTTTATCGTACGCCACGTATACCGCGTTCGTTGTTAAATAAACATCGAGAAGGTATTTTAGTAGGTAGTGCGTGTGACGAAGGTGAAGTATTTACAACTGTTATGCAAAAAGACCAAGATGAAGTTGAGAAGGTTGCTCAATATTATGACTATATTGAAGTTCAACCGAAAAGTTTATATCAAGATTTAGTTGATAGAGAACTGATTAAAGATAATGAAACGATGGAAGAGATATATTCTCGTATATTAAGTGTTGGTGAAAAACTTGATATTCCTGTTATAGCAACTGGTAATGCCCATTATTTAAATGAGCATGATGCTGTATCTCGAAAAATATTAATAGCAGCACAGCCAGGTAACCCACTTAATAGACAAACGTTACCGAAAGCGCATTTTAGAACAACAGATGAAATGTTAGATGAATTCCACTTCTTAGGTGAAGAAAAAGCATATGAAATCGTTGTGAAAAATACAAATGAACTTGCTGATCGTTTAGAAACAGTTGTACCTATTAGAGATGAACTTTATACGCCTAATATGGAAGGTGCAAATGAAGAAATTCGTGAAATGAGCTATGATAATGCTCGAAAATTATACGGTGAAGAACTACCTCAAATCGTTATTGATCGATTGGAAAAAGAACTTGAAAGTATTATCGGCAACGGATTTGCAGTTATTTATTTAATATCTCAAAGACTGGTTAAGAAATCTCTTAATGACGGATACTTAGTAGGTTCACGTGGGTCGGTCGGATCGAGTTTCGTTGCAACAATGACGGAAATTACGGAGGTCAATCCATTACCACCACATTATATTTGTCCATCTTGTAAAGAAAGTCACTTCTTTGATGATGGTTCAGTAAGTTCAGGATTTGATTTACCAGACAAGCAATGTGAAAAATGTCATGTAGATATGATTAAAGAAGGCCAAGATATTCCGTTCGAAACGTTCTTAGGATTCAAAGGGGATAAAGTCCCGGATATTGACTTGAACTTTAGTGGAGAGTATCAACCGATAGCACATAACTATACGAAAGAACTTTTCGGTGAAGATAAAGTTTTTAGAGCAGGTACAATAGGTACAGTCGCTGAAAAAACAGCATTCGGTTATGTGAAAGGCTATTTAAGTGATCAAGGTATCCATAAACGAGCAGCTGAAGTTGATAGATTAGTAAAAGGTTGTTCAGGCGTTAAAAGAACAACTGGGCAACACCCGGGTGGTATTATCGTTGTCCCTGATTACATGGATATTTATGATTTTACACCGATACAATTTCCTGCAGACGACCAAAAATCAGCATGGAAGACAACGCATTTTGATTTCCATTCGATTCACGATAATATCCTGAAACTAGATATACTTGGACACGATGATCCTACAATGATTAGAATGTTGCAAGACTTATCAGGAATTGATCCGAAGACAATACCAGTAGATGATAAGGAAACAATGAAAATATTTAGTACACCAGAATCTTTAGGTGTTACAGAAGAAGATATTCTTTGTAAGACTGGAACATTCGGCGTGCCAGAATTTGGTACAGGTTTTGTAAGGCAAATGCTTGAAGATACAAAACCAACGACGTTCTCAGAGCTGGTTCAAATTTCTGGATTATCACACGGTACTGATGTTTGGTTAGGAAATGCACAAGAATTAATTAAAACAGGTACGTGTGATTTATCGAGTGTTATTGGTTGTCGTGATGATATTATGGTTTATTTAATGTATAACGGCTTAGAACCTTCACTTGCCTTTAAAATTATGGAAGCGGTACGTAAAGGTAAAGGATTAACAGATGAGTTTGAAGAAGCAATGAAAGAAAATAATGTGCCAGATTGGTACTTAGACTCATGTAAGAAAATTAAATATATGTTCCCTAAAGCCCATGCTGCAGCTTATGTATTAATGGCCTTAAGAATTGCATATTTTAAAGTTCATTATCCATTGTATTATTACGCAAGTTACTTTACAGTACGTGCAACTGACTTTGATTTAAAGACAATGACTAAAGATAAAGAATCCATTAAATCAACTATTAAAAATGAGTATTACAGCAGATTCCATGAATTAGCTAAAAAAGAAAAAGATGTATTAACAGTTTTAGAAATCGCTAATGAAATGGCTCATCGTGGCTTTAAAATACAACCGGTTAGTGTAGAAAAAAGTGACTCATTCGAATTCAAAATCGAAGGTGACACGTTGATACCACCGTTTATTTCAGTTCCTGGCCTAGGTGAAAACGTTGCAAAACGTATCGTAGAAACGAGAGAAGAAGGACCTTTCTTAGCTAAAGAAGATCTTAATAAAAAAGCAGGTGTTTCACAAAAAGTCATCGAATACTTGGATGAACTTGGTTCACTTCCAAATATGCCTGATAAAGCACAGCTTTCTATTTTTGATTTGTAA
- a CDS encoding phosphatidate cytidylyltransferase, producing MKTRTISAIVAMAVFLPIVIYGGLPVIALAYLLGIIALKEILNMNNLSIISIPGFLSTVSLCIILLPQELINYDIRIQLQLLIIMSFLMLSYTVMSKNRFNFMDASFCVMSVTYIGIGFMYFYETREHGLQFILFALLLVWLTDTGAYIFGRLFGKHKLWPLISPNKTIEGFIGGIFSSLIVAVIFGQSFDMDVSLWLLIPLTMLLSMFGQLGDLVESGLKRHFGVKDSGNIMPGHGGILDRFDSFIFVLPLLNLFLFQL from the coding sequence ATGAAGACGAGAACAATATCTGCAATTGTTGCAATGGCTGTATTTCTTCCGATTGTTATATATGGTGGACTACCAGTTATCGCATTAGCATATCTACTTGGTATAATTGCATTAAAAGAAATTTTAAATATGAATAATTTATCAATTATTTCTATACCAGGTTTTTTATCTACTGTTTCACTATGCATTATTTTATTACCTCAAGAACTGATTAATTATGATATACGTATACAATTACAATTATTAATCATTATGAGTTTCTTAATGCTAAGTTACACAGTTATGTCTAAAAACAGATTTAATTTTATGGATGCATCTTTTTGCGTGATGTCAGTTACATATATTGGTATAGGATTTATGTACTTTTACGAAACGAGAGAACATGGCTTACAATTTATCTTGTTTGCACTGTTATTAGTTTGGTTGACTGATACAGGTGCATATATATTTGGTAGATTATTTGGAAAGCACAAATTATGGCCGCTTATCAGTCCTAATAAGACTATAGAAGGCTTCATTGGCGGTATTTTCTCGAGCTTAATAGTAGCAGTTATTTTTGGACAATCTTTTGATATGGATGTATCATTATGGTTATTAATTCCTTTAACTATGTTATTAAGTATGTTTGGTCAATTAGGTGACCTTGTAGAATCAGGACTAAAAAGACATTTTGGTGTGAAAGATTCGGGGAATATTATGCCAGGACACGGTGGTATACTGGATAGATTTGATAGTTTTATCTTTGTATTACCATTATTAAATCTATTCCTATTTCAATTGTAA
- the rseP gene encoding RIP metalloprotease RseP, translating into MIYTILAFIFVFGLLVTVHEYGHMFFAKRAGIMCPEFAIGMGPKIYSYKKNETLYTIRLLPVGGYVRMAGDGLEQNPLSPGMHIAIKLNDQNEITHVIMDDQHKFQQIEHLEIKDSDFEKDIYIEGITASDEERHHYKLAKEAYFVQGGDLIQIAPKDRQLMSKKPYQRFLTLFAGPLFNFILALVIFVGLAYWNGVPTDEPVFGDLEDGAPAQTAGIKKGDEIKSVDGKQINEFTDLQPIFKEKKTEPVEIKVDRDGQEKTFKVAAKKDRQEVSKGEFETRYIIGVAQPTEHTVFGPLLAGIEKTIVAGQLIFQAVLGLIGSIFTGAFSFDMLNGPVGIYSNVDTVVKQGFETLMGFTALLSVNLGIMNLLPIPALDGGRLLFVIYEMIFRKPINKKAEMVMLSIGAVFLIFVMIMVTWNDIQRYFM; encoded by the coding sequence GTGATTTATACAATTTTAGCATTTATATTTGTATTCGGTCTGTTAGTTACTGTGCATGAATACGGACATATGTTTTTTGCAAAAAGAGCAGGAATTATGTGTCCTGAATTTGCGATAGGTATGGGGCCGAAAATTTATTCATATAAGAAAAATGAAACATTATATACGATAAGATTATTGCCGGTTGGTGGATATGTCAGAATGGCTGGGGATGGTTTAGAACAAAATCCATTGTCACCTGGTATGCATATTGCGATAAAATTGAATGATCAAAATGAAATCACTCATGTTATTATGGATGATCAACACAAATTCCAGCAAATTGAACATTTAGAAATTAAAGATAGTGATTTTGAAAAAGATATTTATATTGAAGGTATTACTGCAAGTGATGAAGAAAGACATCATTATAAATTAGCAAAAGAGGCTTATTTTGTTCAAGGTGGAGATTTAATTCAAATTGCACCAAAAGATAGACAACTAATGTCTAAAAAGCCTTATCAAAGATTCCTTACTTTATTTGCAGGTCCTTTGTTTAACTTTATACTTGCACTCGTTATCTTTGTAGGATTAGCATACTGGAATGGTGTACCTACAGATGAACCAGTATTTGGAGATTTAGAAGATGGTGCACCTGCTCAAACTGCTGGTATTAAAAAAGGTGATGAAATTAAATCAGTTGATGGTAAACAGATAAATGAATTTACTGATTTGCAACCTATTTTTAAAGAAAAGAAAACAGAACCAGTTGAAATTAAAGTAGACCGTGATGGTCAAGAGAAGACTTTCAAAGTAGCAGCTAAGAAAGATAGACAAGAAGTAAGTAAAGGTGAATTTGAAACAAGATATATCATAGGTGTTGCACAACCGACAGAACATACTGTATTTGGGCCTTTATTAGCGGGCATAGAGAAAACGATCGTCGCAGGTCAATTAATCTTCCAAGCTGTGCTAGGACTCATCGGTAGTATATTTACGGGTGCATTCTCATTTGATATGTTAAATGGGCCAGTTGGTATCTATAGTAATGTCGATACGGTCGTTAAACAAGGTTTTGAAACATTAATGGGCTTTACTGCATTGTTAAGTGTGAATTTAGGTATTATGAATTTATTACCAATTCCTGCATTAGATGGCGGTAGACTATTATTTGTAATTTATGAAATGATATTTAGAAAACCAATTAATAAAAAAGCCGAAATGGTTATGCTTTCAATCGGCGCAGTATTTTTAATATTTGTAATGATTATGGTTACATGGAATGATATTCAGCGATACTTCATGTAA
- a CDS encoding proline--tRNA ligase: MKQSKIFIPTLREVPAEAEAISHKLLLKSGMIKQNARGIYSYLPTAKRVLNKIEQIVREEMENIDGVEVLMPVLQQAELWKESGRWDAYGPELMRLKDRNKREFSLGPTHEEVVTSLVRDELKSYKRLPITLFQIQTKFRDEQRPRFGLLRGREFIMKDAYSFHADESSLDDTYNDMYHAYHKIFTRVGLNFRPVLADSGAIGGDHTHEFMALAEIGEDTIVYSETSDFAANIEKAEVAYTPNHDHTPVKELEKVETPNIKTAQALADFLNVSLDKIIKSMIVKVEDEYVMILIRGHHEVNDVKLKSYFKTENIEMASENEIENILGAKPGSLGPVNVNQIKIYADNFVQDINNLAVGANENDFHYLNANVDRDFNIEAYGDFRFILEGEELPNDLGKAKFAEGIEVGQVFKLGTKYSESMDATFLDEQGKAKPLIMGCYGVGISRTLSAVIEQHHDEKGIIWPKSISPYEVHLIAINPKKDEQKELAEQLYGQLKNQYDVLYDDRKESAGVKFNDADLIGLPVRVMVGKKAGEGIVEVKRRDNSESQEVHIDELNDVLASFYNAVK, encoded by the coding sequence ATGAAACAGTCTAAAATATTTATACCAACATTAAGAGAAGTTCCGGCAGAAGCGGAAGCGATTAGTCATAAACTTCTATTAAAGTCAGGTATGATTAAACAAAATGCGCGTGGTATTTATAGTTATTTACCAACAGCTAAGCGTGTACTTAATAAAATTGAGCAAATCGTTCGTGAAGAAATGGAAAACATCGATGGTGTAGAAGTATTAATGCCTGTATTACAACAAGCGGAATTATGGAAAGAATCAGGCAGATGGGATGCTTATGGTCCAGAATTGATGAGATTAAAAGATCGTAACAAGCGAGAATTTAGTCTTGGACCTACGCATGAAGAAGTCGTTACTTCTCTCGTACGTGATGAATTAAAATCTTACAAACGTTTACCTATTACATTATTCCAAATTCAAACTAAATTTAGAGATGAGCAACGCCCAAGATTTGGACTATTACGTGGTCGTGAATTTATTATGAAAGATGCGTATTCATTCCATGCAGATGAATCTTCATTAGATGATACTTATAATGATATGTATCATGCATACCATAAAATTTTCACAAGAGTTGGATTAAACTTCAGACCTGTATTAGCTGATTCAGGTGCTATCGGTGGCGATCATACGCATGAATTTATGGCGCTAGCAGAAATCGGTGAAGATACGATCGTTTATAGTGAAACAAGTGATTTTGCAGCAAACATTGAAAAAGCAGAAGTTGCTTACACGCCAAATCATGATCATACACCTGTAAAAGAATTAGAAAAAGTTGAAACACCTAATATTAAAACAGCTCAAGCTTTAGCTGATTTCTTAAATGTTAGCTTAGATAAAATTATTAAATCTATGATTGTTAAAGTTGAAGATGAATATGTCATGATATTAATTAGAGGACATCATGAAGTAAATGATGTGAAGTTGAAATCATATTTCAAAACTGAAAATATCGAAATGGCGAGTGAGAATGAAATTGAAAACATTTTAGGTGCAAAACCAGGTAGTCTAGGGCCAGTAAATGTGAATCAAATAAAAATATATGCAGATAATTTTGTTCAAGATATTAACAATTTAGCTGTCGGAGCAAATGAAAATGACTTCCACTATTTAAATGCTAACGTAGATAGAGATTTTAATATTGAAGCTTACGGTGATTTCAGGTTTATTCTTGAAGGTGAAGAACTGCCTAATGATTTAGGTAAAGCGAAATTTGCTGAAGGTATTGAAGTTGGACAAGTATTTAAACTTGGAACAAAATACTCTGAAAGTATGGATGCAACATTCTTAGATGAACAAGGTAAAGCGAAGCCGCTCATTATGGGTTGTTACGGTGTTGGTATTTCAAGAACATTATCAGCAGTGATTGAACAACATCACGATGAAAAAGGTATTATTTGGCCAAAATCTATTTCACCTTATGAAGTGCATTTAATCGCGATTAACCCTAAGAAAGATGAACAAAAAGAACTTGCTGAACAACTTTATGGGCAATTGAAAAATCAATATGATGTATTATATGATGATCGTAAAGAAAGTGCGGGTGTTAAATTTAATGATGCAGATTTAATCGGCTTACCAGTACGTGTTATGGTTGGTAAAAAAGCTGGTGAAGGTATCGTTGAAGTTAAACGTCGTGATAATTCAGAGAGTCAAGAAGTACATATTGATGAATTAAATGATGTACTAGCATCGTTTTATAATGCAGTGAAATAG
- the dxr gene encoding 1-deoxy-D-xylulose-5-phosphate reductoisomerase yields MKNIAILGASGSVGQQALDVIREHASQFNLVAFSVGKNIAYAQNIIEEFRPELVSVQREEDMEKLKHLDVELVHGEMGLLSVATYHKTDLLLNSILGSIGLRPTMSAIDAGIDIGLANKETLVAAGELVMAKAKEKNVKILPVDSEHSAIFQCLNGEHQQDINKLIITASGGSFRDLTREDLKNVTLEDALNHPNWSMGQKITIDSATMMNKGLEVIEAKWLFNLDINQIETVLHKESIIHSMVEFKDTSVIAQLGTPDMRTPIQYAFTYPKRATRDAEKLNLAQIGQLNFEEMDFSRFKCIQFAYDAIKIGGTMPVVLNAVNEVAVHKFLNNEISFLAIEDMIEEAMKEHEVIEHPDLDTILKVDAAYKSKDYGV; encoded by the coding sequence ATGAAAAATATAGCTATTTTGGGAGCAAGTGGTTCTGTAGGACAACAAGCTTTAGATGTAATTAGAGAACATGCTTCACAGTTTAATTTGGTGGCATTTTCTGTTGGCAAAAATATCGCATATGCTCAAAATATAATAGAAGAATTCCGTCCAGAACTTGTATCCGTACAACGTGAGGAAGATATGGAAAAGCTCAAACATTTAGATGTAGAACTCGTGCATGGAGAAATGGGTTTGCTGTCAGTAGCGACATATCACAAGACGGATTTACTATTGAATTCTATATTAGGCAGTATTGGATTGCGACCTACAATGTCTGCAATTGATGCAGGTATAGATATTGGTTTAGCGAATAAAGAAACTTTAGTAGCAGCTGGTGAACTTGTCATGGCAAAAGCAAAAGAGAAAAACGTTAAAATTTTGCCGGTAGATTCTGAACACTCTGCTATATTTCAATGTTTAAACGGAGAACATCAACAAGATATCAATAAGCTGATCATCACTGCAAGTGGAGGCTCGTTTAGAGACTTAACACGAGAAGATTTGAAAAATGTAACACTTGAAGATGCGTTAAATCACCCTAATTGGTCAATGGGTCAAAAAATAACTATTGATTCTGCAACGATGATGAATAAAGGTTTAGAAGTTATTGAAGCAAAATGGCTATTTAATTTAGATATTAATCAAATTGAAACAGTATTACATAAAGAAAGTATTATTCATTCTATGGTTGAATTTAAGGATACGAGTGTAATTGCCCAGTTAGGTACTCCGGATATGAGAACACCGATACAGTATGCATTTACATACCCAAAAAGAGCTACAAGAGATGCTGAAAAATTAAATTTAGCTCAAATAGGTCAATTGAATTTTGAAGAAATGGATTTTAGCCGCTTTAAATGTATACAGTTTGCTTATGATGCAATTAAAATTGGAGGTACAATGCCTGTTGTTTTAAATGCTGTTAATGAAGTAGCTGTGCACAAATTTCTAAATAATGAAATATCATTTTTAGCAATTGAAGATATGATTGAGGAAGCAATGAAAGAGCATGAAGTTATAGAGCATCCAGATTTAGATACAATTCTAAAAGTTGATGCAGCTTATAAATCTAAGGATTACGGGGTGTAA
- the rimP gene encoding ribosome maturation factor RimP, with the protein MSKVAAHVEEIIQPILETLNYELVDVEYVKEGSDYYLRIAIDKDGGVDLNDCAIASEKISEVMDKEDPIKEPYFMDVSSPGAERPLKKEKDYLNAIDQPVFISLYEPVEGDKEWLGTLKEVTEESITLEVKIKTRTKNVTLPREKIAKARRSVML; encoded by the coding sequence ATGAGTAAAGTTGCAGCACACGTTGAGGAAATCATTCAACCAATACTTGAAACATTAAATTATGAACTAGTAGATGTGGAATATGTTAAAGAGGGATCAGACTATTATCTACGTATTGCAATTGATAAAGACGGTGGCGTTGATTTAAACGACTGCGCAATTGCTTCTGAAAAGATAAGTGAAGTTATGGACAAAGAAGATCCTATTAAAGAGCCGTATTTCATGGATGTATCATCTCCTGGGGCAGAACGTCCATTAAAAAAAGAAAAAGATTATCTAAATGCAATTGATCAACCTGTATTCATCTCATTATATGAACCTGTTGAAGGGGATAAAGAATGGTTAGGTACTTTAAAAGAAGTTACTGAAGAATCAATTACGCTCGAAGTGAAAATTAAAACAAGAACTAAAAATGTCACGTTGCCTCGCGAAAAAATAGCAAAAGCACGTCGATCAGTAATGTTATAA